A section of the Spirochaeta isovalerica genome encodes:
- a CDS encoding DegT/DnrJ/EryC1/StrS family aminotransferase — protein MLLPVFKPYIRRADMDSVLSCLISDQIGPGPVADELTSELCNYLNLESGLLIRDYYRAVALVLELLELKSGSRIILSPLSPGVYIDIFHEKGIIPLFADVDSHTALMNRENVEKHIEQGADAVLLFCPLGSVEDMEYYQSLNVPVIEDISENFGASFKGSKCGSFSTITIFSMEPDKVLTCGGGAAVFTADSYISQQMDSLRKSYGDEIFLADINAALAIVQLKNIEENFQKRERIADIFLSSLNKTEHKTLTIVEGGENVHFSFPIMLKSGMKEAKTYLMKKNIEPQRAFVRTALEISGNDSGICPVASGLILRTLLLPLYPSLGKKNVEMISKVISTLP, from the coding sequence ATGCTATTACCTGTTTTTAAACCTTATATACGAAGGGCGGATATGGATTCTGTCCTTTCTTGTCTTATATCTGATCAAATTGGTCCGGGACCTGTTGCAGATGAGCTGACTTCGGAATTGTGTAATTACCTCAATCTTGAGTCCGGTTTACTTATCCGGGATTACTATCGGGCTGTCGCATTAGTTCTGGAGCTTCTTGAATTGAAAAGTGGATCCAGAATAATATTATCACCCTTAAGTCCCGGCGTTTACATAGATATTTTTCACGAAAAAGGTATAATCCCCCTTTTTGCTGATGTAGACTCTCATACGGCTTTAATGAATCGCGAAAATGTTGAGAAACACATCGAACAGGGGGCGGATGCCGTGCTACTCTTTTGTCCTTTAGGTTCGGTAGAGGACATGGAATATTATCAGTCTTTAAATGTTCCTGTGATAGAAGATATTTCTGAGAATTTCGGAGCATCTTTTAAAGGGTCCAAGTGCGGATCGTTTTCTACGATTACGATTTTTTCGATGGAACCCGATAAGGTATTGACTTGCGGGGGGGGAGCTGCGGTATTTACTGCTGATTCGTATATCTCTCAGCAGATGGATTCATTGCGAAAATCATATGGCGATGAAATTTTTTTAGCTGATATTAATGCCGCATTGGCAATTGTCCAGTTGAAGAATATAGAAGAGAATTTTCAAAAAAGGGAACGGATTGCAGACATATTCTTATCCTCTCTTAATAAAACGGAACATAAAACATTAACTATTGTGGAAGGTGGAGAAAATGTTCATTTTTCTTTTCCCATAATGCTGAAAAGCGGTATGAAGGAAGCGAAAACGTATCTTATGAAAAAAAATATTGAGCCTCAGCGGGCTTTTGTCAGGACAGCTCTTGAGATAAGCGGGAATGATAGCGGTATTTGTCCTGTTGCATCAGGTTTGATTCTCAGAACATTGTTATTGCCTTTATACCCTTCGCTGGGAAAAAAGAATGTTGAAATGATCTCAAAGGTAATTTCTACTTTACCATGA